Proteins co-encoded in one Yamadazyma tenuis chromosome 1, complete sequence genomic window:
- the PRY1 gene encoding sterol-binding protein (EggNog:ENOG503NZQD; COG:S), whose amino-acid sequence MKVTPLLLITALALWQQAQAAPAPAQTVWRTATQVLNQDGSIFTLLDELFGDDAATTAATTTAATTAAVQAAATTTAASSGSRWSGLLSKLLGYFDDDDTTTAAAAATTTAAVTSVATSAATTAATNDDLFTWFTTANKKTSAATSTSANTLAASSATPTTLSTATIKTGTTVASADASSTEEVSGSDKEFAESILASHNQYRADHNVAALTWNNAAYQYAQNNADNYDCSGVLTHTHGQYGENLAAGFKTGSAAVDAWYAEGSTYDYSSANTYDHFTQVVWKGSTSVGCAYKDCSAENWGLYVVCEYDPPGNVIGENSENVLAADT is encoded by the coding sequence ATGAAAGTCACACCATTATTGTTAATAACTGCCCTAGCATTATGGCAACAGGCTCAAGCAGCTCCTGCTCCCGCACAGACCGTCTGGAGGACAGCAACCCAAGTGTTGAACCAAGACGGTAGCATTTTCACCCTTTTGGATGAGCTTTTTGGTGACGACGCTGCCACCACTGCAGCAACCACCACCGCAGCTACCACGGCAGCAGTCCAGGCCGCAGCTACCACCACCGCAGCTTCTAGTGGATCCAGATGGAGCGGTTTGCTCAGTAAGCTCCTTGGCTACTTTGACGACGACGATACCACCACAGCCGCCGCCgccgccaccaccaccgcaGCCGTCACATCTGTAGCCACGTCTGCGGCCACCACCGCAGCCACAAACGACGATTTGTTCACCTGGTTCACCACTGCAAACAAGAAAACATCGGCCGCCACCTCAACGTCCGCCAATACCCTCGCCGCCTCCAGTGCTACGCCCACCACACTCTCGACCGCCACTATCAAAACAGGTACTACTGTCGCATCTGCCGATGCGTCTAGCACCGAAGAAGTGTCAGGATCGGATAAAGAATTCGCCGAGTCGATTTTGGCGTCCCACAATCAGTACCGTGCCGACCACAACGTTGCTGCCTTGACATGGAATAACGCTGCATACCAGTACGCCCAAAATAACGCCGATAATTACGATTGTTCCGGTGTTTTGACCCACACGCACGGTCAATACGGAGAAAACTTGGCGGCCGGCTTCAAAACGGGCTCGGCTGCGGTGGACGCCTGGTACGCCGAAGGACTGACGTATGACTACTCTTCGGCCAATACTTACGACCATTTCACTCAGGTGGTTTGGAAGGGTTCTACTTCGGTGGGATGTGCTTATAAGGATTGTAGTGCCGAAAACTGGGGACTTTATGTGGTTTGTGAGTATGATCCTCCCGGTAATGTGATTGGGGAGAACTCTGAAAATGTGCTTGCTGCTGACACCTGA
- a CDS encoding uncharacterized protein (COG:I; EggNog:ENOG503NU04) yields the protein MSSVAKAVSTKVEWATIISKLGLTGSTASSLNAFKKRHDEAKKEYLTLSQQPTTVDFEHYKTVLNNKKVVEDIAKKVGEFKPATYDVSKTLKTIEVFEAKAIENAKLTEKSVLDEINQLNTTLKDIENSRPFDQLTVDDVAKARPDLDDKVNYMIKNGKWNVPGYKEKFGDLTVIPTTVKSEPRSHVIALSDLEANKAAPVGQVQPSQDNDTAVASPICSWDRFPVYSMMLGWVILNGIYSFKDPINKAKNIVALVFYLMGHVLVVPATAWYLYLFQPSRILKLFVIAIGVQSICVNITHLVFPNVPPIYIQYYGENKNATYDSPGYSEGLTRIELNFPFGRVLNFFIIYVKSIEFGILPSLHSCMSLTSVYFLVNLISIRVMKVALLVYSCFQIWSSLYLDHHWRVDILFSVFYSMFSYLMVKDKLVSIRSQFRYDAKFGRETTMGMRVFHGTGLEWWFTPT from the exons ATGTCTTCAGTAGCCAAAGCCGTCAGCACCAAAGTCGAGTGGGCCAccatcatctccaagttggGATTGACTGGAAGCACCGCCAGCTCCTTGAACGCCTTCAAAAAGAGACACGATGAGGCCAAGAAGGAATATCTCACCTTGTCCCAACAACCTACCACTGTTGATTTCGAACACTACAAAACCGTTTTGAATAACAAAAAAGTGGTCGAAGACATCGCCAAAAAGGTTGGTGAATTCAAGCCCGCCACCTACGACGTGTCCAAGACCCTCAAGACCATCGAGGTGTTTGAGGCCAAGGCCATTGAAAACGCCAAATTGACTGAAAAGTCTGTGTTGgacgaaatcaaccaattaAACACCACTTTGAAGGACATTGAAAACTCGCGTCCTTTCGACCAATTGACCGTCGACGATGTGGCTAAGGCCAGACCCGACTTGGACGATAAGGTCAACTATATGATCAAGAACGGTAAATGGAACGTTCCAGGATACAAGGAGAAGTTCGGTGACTTGACTGTCAT TCCCACCACTGTGAAGAGCGAGCCTAGGAGTCATGTAATTGCTCTAAGTGACTTGGAGGCCAACAAAGCGGCGCCAGTGGGACAGGTCCAGCCTTCCCAAGACAACGATACGGCGGTAGCATCGCCTATCTGCAGCTGGGACCGATTCCCCGTTTACCTGATGATGCTTGGATGGGTTATTCTCAATGGAATCTACAGTTTCAAAGATCCCATCAACAAGGCCAAAAACATCGTGGCCCTTGTGTTCTACTTGATGGGTCACGTCCTCGTGGTGCCCGCGACTGCGTGGTACCTCTACTTGTTTCAGCCGCTGCGTATTctcaagttgtttgtgATTGCAATTGGCGTGCAGAGCATCTGCGTCAACATTACGCACTTGGTATTCCCCAACGTGCCACCCATTTATATTCAGTACTACGGGGAGAACAAAAACGCCACATATGACCTGCCCGGGTACTCCGAAGGGTTAACACGAATTGAGTTGAACTTCCCGTTTGGCAGGGTGTTAAACTTTTTCATTATTTATGTCAAATCCATTGAGTTTGGTATTCTTCCATCGCTTCATTCGTGCATGTCACTTACTAGCGTTTATTTTCTTGTGAACCTTATAAGTATACGGGTGATGAAGGTGGCATTACTTGTGTACAGTTGTTTCCAAATCTGGTCGTCACTTTACTTGGATCATCACTGGCGAGTTGACATTCTTTTCTCGGTATTCTACTCGATGTTTTCCTACTTGATGGTGAAGGATAAGCTTGTGTCGATTAGAAGCCAGTTCCGGTACGACGCCAAGTTTGGCCGGGAAACCACCATGGGTATGAGGGTATTTCATGGGACGGGACTTGAATGGTGGTTTACCCCCACATAG
- the SWD2 gene encoding member of Set1p complex, histone methyl transferase (COG:A,B,O; EggNog:ENOG503NWRZ) has translation MPRKTFDYHSGASITSLNFDDSGQYLISAGIDKSIQLYDVHKGIHTKDIQSQKYGAHLAKFTHKDLNCLYASTPEAVPQDEPIDHAIRYLSLSDKKYLRYFKGHKSQVVSLEVDPVHDMFITSSFDKSVKLWDLRTSNPTGSVEVGQPVLLAYDPHGIVFVTAKLPGYGGGDGVGELEFYDTKNVHQVPFLRSTIHTRPECTWTNIEFANNGKYLLLSTNTSEHYLIDAFSGRLLTRLVMQHPNYKLNSHYPVSHTSCFSSCGRYVIAGSSVSELSVFDLVGIQSSNGSATVKDSDNPSTLSPFKTISTNQGIPKLIAFNPKLFTVATADNSVTLWQPS, from the coding sequence ATGCCTCGAAAAACCTTTGACTACCATCTGGGTGCTCTGATTACGTCGCTCAATTTCGATGACTCGGGCCAGTACTTGATAAGTGCTGGCATCGACAAATCTATCCAACTTTACGACGTCCACAAAGGAATTCACACAAAGGACATCCAATCGCAGAAGTACGGCGCTCATCTTGCCAAATTTACCCACAAGGACTTGAATTGTCTCTATGCATCGACTCCTGAGGCAGTTCCCCAAGATGAGCCCATTGACCACGCCATAAGATACTTGTCATTGTCCGATAAAAAGTATCTTCGGTACTTCAAGGGCCACAAAAGCCAGGTGGTGTCCTTAGAGGTGGACCCTGTTCACGACATGTTTATAACCTCGAGTTTCGACAAGTCCGTCAAACTATGGGATCTCAGAACCTCCAATCCAACTGGAAGTGTGGAAGTCGGCCAACCGGTTCTTTTGGCGTACGATCCTCATGGCATTGTGTTTGTAACAGCTAAACTCCCCGGGTATGGCGGAGGTGATGGTGTAGGCGAGTTGGAATTCTACGATACAAAGAACGTCCACCAGGTACCTTTTTTGAGGTCTACAATCCATACTCGGCCTGAGTGTACGTGGACTAATATCGAATTTGCCAACAACGGGAAGTACTTGTTGCTctccaccaacaccagTGAACACTATTTGATAGACGCTTTTCTGGGACGTCTTCTCACCCGGTTGGTGATGCAACATCCAAACTACAAACTTAATTCCCATTACCCGGTGTCACACACCTCGTGCTTTTCTTCGTGTGGCCGGTACGTGATTGCCGGGTCGTCGGTGCTGGAATTGCTGGTTTTTGATCTCGTTGGAATCCAGTCTTCCAACGGTTCAGCTACTGTCAAGGACTCAGACAATCCGTCCACCCTCTCTCCATTTAAaaccatttccaccaaccaGGGCATCCCCAAACTAATTGCATTCAATCCCAAGCTTTTCACGGTCGCCACTGCCGACAACTCTGTCACGCTATGGCAGCCCAGCTAG
- a CDS encoding uncharacterized protein (EggNog:ENOG503PY0A) — MLSDVFRKLVPEASWGRIQQPGSATLPLISASNLMLPPKHSLHPPKYKTAGEFTKHYNPPNYIYSDQLPSKPTDIRGIDSSGYTYLNQSAYHKFPVLSSNEYLQLKFFPGNHFISRIRKSNIALGNFNNPISLLNDPVLEKALKSYRGKYSESGFFNERSHPLSTAVGRARYKKFVKQCLFESVIGKDVTRVRGFYFVRYHKVPVTEQDKASLKEYISNAVSRINNDDKLYQSLVRTSQSLKTPRDLKKNAKLYNWYGAKWEPTYYPKLPFL; from the coding sequence ATGCTTTCAGACGTTTTCCGTAAACTAGTGCCTGAGGCCAGCTGGGGCCGAATACAGCAGCCAGGTTCGGCTACCCTACCTCTTATTAGTGCCAGTAACTTGATGCTACCACCAAAACACAGCTTACACCCACCGAAATATAAGACGGCAGGCGAGTTTACAAAACACTATAACCCTCCAAACTACATATACAGTGACCAGCTCCCTTCCAAACCCACAGATATCCGGGGAATTGACTCATCTGGATACACATATCTCAATCAGAGTGCCTATCATAAGTTTCCGGTGCTTTCAAGCAATGAGTATCTTCAGCTCAAGTTCTTCCCAGGAAATCACTTTATTTCGAGGATACGAAAGTCCAATATAGCGTTGGGAAATTTCAACAATCCCATTAGCCTCCTTAACGACCCTGTTCTAGAAAAGGCATTGAAGTCGTATAGGGGTAAGTATTCGGAGAGTGGGTTTTTCAACGAAAGATCCCATCCACTTTCTACTGCGGTTGGAAGAGCTCGGTATAAGAAATTTGTGAAGCAGTGCTTGTTTGAAAGCGTTATCGGGAAAGACGTCACAAGAGTCAGGGGGTTCTACTTCGTCAGGTATCACAAGGTTCCCGTCACTGAACAGGACAAGGCTTCTTTGAAGGAATATATTTCTAATGCTGTCAGCAGAATCAACAACGACGATAAGCTATACCAAAGCCTCGTAAGGACATCACAGTCATTAAAGACACCAcgagacttgaagaaaaatgCAAAGTTGTACAACTGGTATGGAGCCAAGTGGGAGCCCACCTACTATCCCAAGCTACCCTTTTTATAG
- a CDS encoding pseudouridine synthase (EggNog:ENOG503NW7R; COG:A), whose translation MSSAPSYVIENGLRKVLPYYQSYKTHIKTRWEGRTILDVFSTELGQPPDVITQEISDSKIYVLEDFGKKTSQIVKGWDLLQSRKIQKHDVIFSIRHMHEPSVVVDMSISPNTPNTLINVIFHDHNYLVVNKPAGIPVHPTSNYLYNSVSEILKFDLKLENIWTSHRLDKVTSGVLILGLNKDTGSRLSKIIEHKSDHTTKTYFARVQGYFPDTYTYKCPIVLVNPNGGYLMPGNLSKLVTSSTTKFKRLQYSTFLDESIVECTPISGKMHQIRVHLRNIGFPITNDWVYNNLSQLTPINRLKNDIELKIYDMVSKSYPQVFDVGECEQTIDLETLIKEEDSCTQLV comes from the exons ATGTCTTCAGCTCCATCCTACGTGATAGAAAATGGCCTCCGCAAAGTCCTACCCTACTATCAGTCGTACAAAACCCACATAAAGACCCGGTGGGAGGGTCGTACAATTTTGGATGTGTTTTCTACCGAGTTGGGCCAGCCACCAGACGTTATCACCCAAGAAATCTCCGATTCCAAAATCTATGTCCTTGAAGACTTTGGCAAGAAAACCTCCCAAATCGTCAAAGGATGGGATTTACTCCAGTCACGTAAGATCCAGAAACACGATGTGATCTTCAGTATTCGGCATATGCACGAGCcgctggtggtggtggatatgAGTATATCACCCAATACCCCCAACACGCTTATTAACGTGATCTTCCATGATCATAACTATTTGGTAGTCAACAAGCCTGCTGGTATCCCTGTGCATCCCACTCTGAATTATCTTTACAATTCTGTCAGCGAAATATTGAAATTTGACTtaaagttggaaaacatcTGGACTAGTCATCGCTTGGACAAGGTGACTCTGGGAGTACTTATCTTGGGATTGAACAAAGACACAGGCAGCCGGCTCCTGAAAATCATCGAACATAAGCTGGATCACACCACCAAGACCTACTTTGCCCGGGTGCAAGGGTATTTCCCAGATACATACACCTATAAATGTCCTATTGTTTTGGTAAACCCCAATGGAGGCTACTTGATGCCAGGTAATCTCCTGAAGTTAGTGACATCTTCCACTACCAAGTTCAAGCGTCTACAATACAGTACTTTTCTAGATGAAAGTATAGTAGAGTGTACGCCAATATCGGGCAAAATGCACCAGATTCGGGTTCATTTAAGAAATATAGGATtccccatcaccaatgatTGGGTGTACAATAATTTGTCACAATTAACACCCATCAATCGCCTCAAAAATGATATAGAGCTCAAGATATATGACATGGTGTCCAAGAGCTACCCTCAGGTATTCGATGTTGGTGAGTGTGAGCAGACTATTGACTTGGAGACTCTTATTAAAGAAGAGG ACTCCTGTACCCAGTTGGTGTGA
- a CDS encoding uncharacterized protein (COG:U; EggNog:ENOG503NUVX) yields MSASPMKGLTQFIIDIRNSQDFEQEKKRINLEINNIRTKFSSNLSTYQRKKYICKLMYIYLSGYDDLVDLGVKESLSLISAKTIQEKSLGYLTLSIIFTSHSDTAHTGFKGTNTYFEELLGSVYSQLSHDLKIDNEIFNALALQFIANNFNLPGYQLPETSVVISKFLELANQVYSFAISPMSALLLKKKSLVCLKMLIQLYPNLLVVNDNWIPRLFSLVDYNNDLSIILNGLPVAELVVGMKPTQVKNLVASLTNNLEELVINANCDESYFYYGIPAPWVTIRLLQLLETCFLMDSSLVINLNPKDLKTLKQVISTSINQSTKSINALSNKNIQSSILFQSVGLAIFLNASSESILGAINALLHLLKSTDTNTRYLALDVLIKLISRSSDEKLTQSYNGLIFDRMGVAEHLLNDKDIGIKRKTLDLFYIITNDSNYQVIINKLLDYFPMLDYQLKSELSIKIAILAEKFAKDSTWYVNIMIRLLSIPGSSANSEFLNNEIWERIIQIIVNNDELHVKTCKLLMGKLIRSDQLSENLVKMSAFLIGEYGSLIKNEFPPQIQFQALYKIYVTAGLVSRSMILSTFIKFCNCYPDEDFIPNIIDLFEIEKDSIDIEIQSRANEYLNMFTMNSKGLLSNIIRPLPPFETKKNHLLSRIGTLNHIVGTDKSSFMVNAAKIQKKTTNGNGNGNGSLIDLGGPEADFENPFQEEKLVLSPNWYNGYHRMLHFDAGIFYESQLARITYKVDRIDDFKLLYKLQVINNSYKSTSNQLTSFKILELKSNANTVDPSYIMNLTKTPDQIILDKSSIEIEVKVRGVVDVEQSPVLSISFSCGGSFNQLNLKFPVNVLKTLTPTTLLVEEFKTRWLQINQLLPNNKGEFTIRPNTAYKYTASNIVRLVQRLRFSIVFSSSEDDPNKVLVLAAGILHTQTNNYGVLLSIKSVGTEGKHFEITAKCTGEGVAEIIAVAMGEIFQGKF; encoded by the coding sequence ATGTCCGCCTCTCCCATGAAGGGCTTGACCCAATTCATTATAGACATCCGAAACTCCCAGGATTTCGAACAGGAGAAGAAGCGAATAAACCTTGAAATCAATAATATTCGTACCAAATTCTCCTCCAACTTGAGCACTTATCAACGGAAGAAGTACATCTGTAAGTTGATGTACATATATTTGCTGGGCTACGATGACTTAGTCGATTTGGGTGTAAAAGAGAGTCTCTCGCTAATCAGCGCCAAAACCATCCAGGAGAAGTCCTTAGGATACCTTACATTATCTATCATATTTACCAGTCATAGTGACACGGCCCATACGGGATTCAAGGGAACAAATACgtactttgaagaacttttgGGTTCGGTGTACCTGCAACTTTCACACGATTTGAAGATTGACAATGAGATATTCAACGCGTTAGCACTTCAGTTTATTGCTAATAACTTCAATTTGCCGGGCTACCAGCTACCGGAAACCAGTGTGGTGATCAGTAAATTTCTTGAATTAGCCAACCAGGTCTACTCGTTTGCAATTAGCCCGATGTCTGCGttgcttttgaagaagaagtctCTTGTATGCTTGAAGATGCTTATCCAATTATATCCCAATCTTTTGGTCGTCAACGACAACTGGATCCCCCGGTTGTTCTCCTTGGTGGACTACAACAACGACTTGTCGATTATTTTGAACGGATTGCCGGTGGCAGAATTGGTGGTTGGGATGAAACCCACTCAGGTGAAGAATTTAGTGGCTTCTCTCACAAATAAccttgaagagttggtgatCAATGCAAACTGCGATGAGTCATACTTCTACTATGGAATCCCGGCCCCATGGGTTACTATACGGTTGcttcaattgcttgaaACATGCTTTCTCATGGATTCGTCTTTGGTAATTAACTTAAACCCAAAGGATCTCAAGACGTTGAAACAGGTGATTTCCACTTCAATTAACCAGCTGACCAAGTCCATTAACGCCTTGTCCAATAAGAATATCCAGAGCTCCATTCTTTTTCAGTCGGTGGGGTTGGCCATATTCTTGAATGCTTCTAGTGAGTCGATTTTGGGGGCTATAAACGCTTTGTTGCACCTCTTGAAGTCTACCGATACAAACACAAGGTACTTAGCTCTAGACGTGTTGATCAAGCTTATAAGTAGATCTTCAGACGAGAAGTTGACCCAGTCATACAATGGGTTGATCTTTGACCGGATGGGAGTGGCTGAGCATCTACTCAATGATAAGGACATTGGTATCAAGAGAAAAACTTTGGACTTATTCTACATCATCACGAATGACCTGAACTACCAGGTTataatcaacaaattgCTTGACTATTTTCCGATGTTGGATTATCAATTGAAATCGGAGTTGTCAATCAAGATAGCCATCTTGGCTGAGAAGTTCGCAAAAGACTCGACCTGGTACGTTAACATTATGATAAGGTTGTTGTCGATTCCGGGGTCTTCTGCCAATTCAGAGTTCCTCAACAACGAGATTTGGGAGAGGATTATTCAGATTATCGTAAATAACGATGAGCTTCATGTCAAAACCTGCAAGTTGTTAATGGGTAAGTTGATCAGAAGTGATCAATTGAGCGAAAATTTGGTGAAAATGTCAGCGTTTTTGATTGGTGAATATGGGTCGTTAATTAAGAATGAATTCCCTCCTCAGATTCAGTTCCAAGCTCTCTACAAGATCTACGTCACTGCTGGTTTGGTATCGAGATCCATGATACTCTCCACCTTTATCAAGTTCTGCAACTGCTATCCGGATGAAGATTTCATTCCAAATATCATTGATTTATTTGAAATCGAGAAGGACTCGattgatattgaaatcCAGTCCAGAGCCAATGAATATTTGAACATGTTTACCATGAACTCCAAGGGTCTTTTATCGAATATTATCAGGCCTCTTCCTCCatttgaaaccaagaaaaACCACCTTTTGTCAAGAATTGGGACTCTTAACCACATAGTAGGGACCGACAAATCGAGTTTCATGGTGAATGCAGCTAAAATCCAAAAGAAGACGACTAATGGAAATGGAAACGGCAACGGTAGCTTGATCGATTTGGGTGGACCGGAAGCTGATTTTGAGAATCCATTTCAGGAAGAGAAATTGGTGTTGTCTCCAAATTGGTATAATGGTTACCACCGAATGCTTCACTTCGATGCAGGTATCTTTTATGAAAGCCAGTTGGCGAGAATTACTTATAAAGTTGACCGTATTgatgacttcaagttgttgtaCAAGcttcaagtcatcaatAACTCCTACAAATCGACTCTGAATCAACTCACgagtttcaagattttggaattgaagaGTAATGCGAATACAGTCGACCCCAGCTACATCATGAATCTTACCAAAACACCCGACCAGATCATCTTGGACAAGTCCCTGATCGAAATAGAAGTCAAGGTTCGTGGGGTTGTGGACGTGGAACAATCGCCGGTTCTATCTATAAGTTTTAGTTGTGGAGGATCgttcaaccaattgaatttgaaattCCCCGTGAACGTATTGAAGACCCTCACTCCCACGACGTTACTTGTGGAGGAATTCAAGACCAGATGGCTTCAAATTAACCAATTACTTCCCAATAACAAGGGAGAATTTACCATCCGTCCCAACACTGCGTACAAATACACTGCTTCCAACATTGTCAGACTTGTGCAGCGACTCAGGTTCTCAATTGTATTCAGCAGTAGTGAAGATGATCCGAACAAGGTGCTTGTTTTAGCTGCTGGTATCCTCCACACCCAAACCAATAATTATGGAGTATTGCTTTCGATCAAGAGTGTCGGTACCGAAGGGAAGCACTTTGAAATTACTGCCAAATGTACAGGAGAAGGGGTTGCAGAGATCATTGCGGTGGCGATGGGGGAAATATTCCAAGGCAAATTTTAA